The uncultured Bacteroides sp. DNA segment GAGCCAACACTTGCGCACCATCGTCCCAATAAGCTTTGTAACCGTTATATTCTTTGGGATTGTGAGAGGCGGTGAGGATGATTCCGCTCTGGCAGCCAAAGCGACGAATAGCAAATGATATTTCAGGGGTAGGACGAAGTGCTTCAAAAAGATAAACTTTGATGCCGTTTGCCGAGAAGATATTTGCCGATATCTCAGCAAACTTACGGCTATTGTTACGACAATCATGCCCTATCACTACAGAAATCTGTTTCAACCCTTTAAAGCTATTGTTCAAATAGTTAGAAAGACCTTGCGTAGCAGCACCTACGGTATAAATGTTCATGCGGTTGCTACCCACTCCCATTATGCCGCGCAAACCACCGGTTCCGAATTCCAAATCCCTGTAGAATGATTCGATTAATTCTGTTTTATCTTCGCTATCAAGCATTCGTTTTACTTCAGCCTGGGCTTCAGCATCATAAGCCGGAGTAAGCCACTTGGAAGCTTTCTCCGTAACTTGTTGGATTAATTCCTGATTTTCCATGAAGTTCTTATTTTTATAATTAGTTATTGACTGTTGATTCTCACTCACTAGTTTACAAATGTAAAAGGATAAGTTTATAAATCCTAATTTGTAACCTTGTATCTTTCACCTGTTTGCTTCACATATTCTTCGAGAAACTCTTTGGGATAGCCCGGGCGAAGTACTCCGGCAGGCTGACCGATGGAATTACGTTCAAAATGCCCGTTTTTCACACGCTTCACCACACCATCGTTATACTTCACAACAAGGAATTCTCCTAGGTGTTTCCACGCAGTAAAGGTGTTTTGAGCAGTAACACCGGTATATTTGGTCAGAAAGGCTTTTGCTTCTGCCGGGTTTTTCTCATACAGTTTGGCAGCCGTAGCTTCAACTCCTTCTTGTGCCTGATTCAAAAATGTTTCAAGCTCTTTTTGTGTAGCATGTACGTCATCTATCATCAAACTATAACGCGGATAAACCATGTTGGCCACCCAGTTAAATACCCAGAAAGAAGAATCCCACGAGAAGGTGATGTAATCGGCACCGTTGCGTGCATAACAAGCCGGCACGCTGTCCGTACAGCAATACACCGGAGTAAAGACAGTCATGTTGGCATCATCTACACCAAACCAGAGTACTCCACCAATCGCATCGGGTTTATCAGCACGCATCTGAGCAACAAACACGAAGCCTGTCTGCTGAGTAGAGATGGGACGTTCATTGAAATATTCCTGATCTCCCACTTTGAAAGTCAGCGGAGAAAGGCGGTAAGGAGTTTTATAGGGACCGGCTCCGAAGTCGTTAGAAATGTCGAGCGCAGTACCTTCATAATGGTTGCGCATGGCATTCTTTACATCTTGAACGGAGATCTTACGATTCGGTTTCACAAACAACGGCATAGGTTCATTGCTCTTTCCTTGTATATAAGGAAGATAAGCAGCTCCCTGATCGGTGAACATGTTGAAATAACTCCATACGCGGGCTTCGCAGAAACGACGTGCACCAAAATCAAGCGGCGCATACGCATCAGCAAAACTAAAATCTTTGTTTATACCATTGAAATAGCCTTTTTCACGAGCAAACGAAACAACATCGGAAGAATAAAGACAATTCTCCTTGTCGTCCATATTGAAGCTGTGAATGCGTGATTGATTGGCATGTGCAGAAATACAATCATCCGGCACACGAACAGCTACCCAAACGGCGCCACGAATACCGGGACCTTTGCCAATCATCTCCAGAATCCAAATCTCATTCGGATCGGCGATGGTAAATGACTCACCACTACTATAATATCCGTATTCCTTCACAAGTTCGGTCATTATCTTAACGGCTTCGCGAGCTGTGCGAGAGCGTTGTAAACCGATATAGATCAGACTTCCATAATCAATGATTGCTGTACTATCAACCAATTCCGGACGTCCGCCAAAGGTTGTCTCACCAATAGTTAACTGAAACTCATTCATGTTGCCAATTACATTATATGTCTGCTTGGCTTGCTCTATCTGACCTAAATACTTGTTGGTATCCCACTCAAAAACATCGAGCATGGCACCTTTTGGATAAGTTGCCGCCGGATAATGGTAAAGTTCACCGAACAATCCGTATGAATCTGCTGAATATGAAACAATGGTAGATCCGTCTGCCGACGCATTTTTTCCTACTATCAGGTTAGTACAAGCAGATGTTTCCGCCACAAACGCCACTAAAAAGAGGCCACACAAGAGAAAACCTCTTTTCCATGTCTTTAGCAAAGCCCGGCCTTGCTCATTAAAATGTTCCTTCATCATAAATTTATTCTATTTGTTATTTATTTCTATTCGTTTAATATGTCTCACGCACAACTGTCACATTGCCGCAAGCATCCGTCACACTAACCTCTACTATATGCTTACCCGTACGACTTACCCGACGGGGATCTATTTTACAAATTAATCTGTTTGTCATCATCTCCCAACCGAAAAGAGCGTACTTGCCATCAATGGTTCCTTTATACGAGCGAATAGCCGTCTCTCTGTCTTTGATGTGATAAATGATTCGTCCTGAACGAGACCAGGCTTTCTTGTTCACCGGAACAACTTTTGGCGGAATGGTATCGATTGCAACAGTATATGTGCCCAGAGTTAAGATCTTAGCTGTAACAAAACCATTTGTATACTTACCACCAACACTATACGTCCTTCCGCCTGAAACACGGGCCACATAATATTTGGTAGTATCAGCCACCACCTTGCGACGGATGCCGATAGAAAGCTCACAAGCAGAGTGCAACGGAATCGATTCATCATTTATTTGGTAGGTATAGGCCACGGCACCGGAATCGGCACGAACATTGAAAAACAAAGGCAGGTCTTCATATAATGTTCCTTTGGGTATGACGAGGGTCATTCCCGGCTCTTGCAAATAATTCATCTTATCCCAAGCAAAAAGATATTTTTCACGATGTACCAACGGATCAATCGCTTGGCGTTTGCCTCGAACAACGAAACGATAACGAGAAGTATTGCCATAGAAATCTTTCAATTCGTACACAAAGTGATAGTCCCGCTCTTCATTAATATCAATCAATCCTCTCGATCCATTCTCGGCACGAAGCATCCGAAGCGTGTTGCCCGGATCAATGAAAGACTTCATGTAATCTCCATATACCCAAGAATTCACCATGCGGTTTTCATCTGCCGAATAACGATCCATCGTACTGCGAAAAGTCTCTTTTCCGTCTACAGTCAGCACAACGGAGTACACACCATAACGATTAGATGTACCTGGCATATAATCATGTGCTCTGATTCCGGATCCGATCCACCCCCACGCTTCAATGGGCCGTATCGCATTGGGCATAAAGCGTTTTTTCTGTTGACTACCTTCAACAATTCCCCTACCAGGCTGAGGGAAAAGAATGACCCCACTAGCCTGCGGTGCCCGATTATCTTTTATAAAATTCCTAAAGAAAGGAAGTGGATCAACCCGATCGTCCGTAGCATCTTCAATCAGATCAATGTGTAGATGAGGGCCGAAAGAATAACCGGAATTTCCGCTCCAAGCAACCTGTTGCCCGGCACGTACAGGATACTCTGTCGGATTAGGAGTAATATCAACTTCCCATGTTTCATGTTCATATTGATAAGCCTCAACACGCTGTGCCATCCAAGAAACAAAGCCTGAAAGATGTCGATAAATGGTAGTATAACCATTGTTGTAATGCACGTAAAGCATACAACCGGACCCATGGGTAACGAGTATGCGTGATATATAACCATCGGCTAACGCCAATACCTTTTTACCGATAACGTTTTGTGTTTTGAAATCGAGCCCGCCGTGAAAGTGATTAGAGCGCAATTCTCCAAAATTACCGCTCAATGTAAGGGGAATGTCAAGGGGAGGAACGAAAGTGGTGGCTGCTCCTGCTTGGCAATGCCCTTCGACACTGCCAAACAACAACAAAGCCACTATATATTTCTTCATGTAAATGCAGTTTTAATTCAGAACTGCAAACTTAATGATTTTAATCGAAAAGGCACATTCGAATTGTAATAAAACCACTCTAAAAGGTCCTCTTTTAAGGGTATATTAACCTAAATTATTTTCATTACTTTGTTCAAGGTTTACAACTTTGCGGGCTCATCTTCCAAATATTCAGCTAGTTCGCGCTCACCAAACCCCGCCATACCATAGTGTTCATCATGTTGACTGATATCCAAGCCAATCTGCTCACTCTCTGCAGAGACACGCATCGGGATCATTTTGTTGGTAAGCCAATACAATGCGTATGTTACAACAAAAGTATACAAACTGACAATGACCACGGCAAGTAAGTGAACCAAGAAAACATCAATATGGCCAGCTACCAAACCATTCACAAACACACCGGTCAGAATTGTTCCTAGAATACCACCAACACCATGTGTGGGAAAAACATCAAGCGCATCGTCTACCGAAGTATGATTTTTCCAGTAAACAGCAACGTTACACACAATAGTAGTAACCAGAGCAATAAAAATACTTTCACCGATAGTGACGTATCCGGCCGAAGGAGTGATGGCAACCAGGCCAACGACTGCCCCGATAGCAGCTCCCATAGCAGAAGGTTTGCGTCCACGCAAACAATCGAAAAACACCCATACCAACATAGCCGTAGCCGATGCAGTATTGGTATTTAAGAAAGCTTTTACAGCAACGCCATTTGCAGCTAGTGAAGAACCGGCATTAAAGCCAAACCATCCCAACCAAAGCATAGCGGCTCCCAAAATAACAAAAGGAATATTTGCCGGAGCATGAGAAACCTTTTGATCATGCCTTTTGCCTAGAAACATAGCACCAGCCAAGGCTGCCACACCCGACGAAGCATGTACCACGATACCACCCGCAAAATCGACCACGCCCATTTGACGAAGAAATCCATCGGGATGCCACGTCCAGTGCGCCAACGGACAATAAACAAAGATGCAGAAAAGCATCATAAATACCAGATATGCAGAAAAACGAACGCGCTCTGCAAACGAGCCTGTAATCAAAGAAGGAGTGATAATGGCAAATTTCATTTGAAACAGCGCAAAAAGAGCCAATGGAATGGTCGGCGCCAACAATTCATGAGTTTTGGCCCCCACTCCGTTAAACATAAAGAAAGTAGCCGGATTACCAACAAAACTACCTATATCATCGCCAAAAGCAAGGCTAAAACCGAACACAACCCAAATGATACTAATCACCCCCATGGCAATGAAACTTTGCAAGATGGTGGAGATGACATTCTTCTGACGAACCATACCTCCATAAAAGAGTGAAAGACCGGGGGTCATCATTAACACAAAGATAGTGGCAGTTATCATCCAGGCCACATCAGCATAATTCACTTTTGCATCCGGTTCCCACAAATCGGCCGACTCGGGAGTAAAAACTCCAATAATACTAATGATGACCATAAGGCTCATCAGAATAATCCAACGCTTCTTCATCTAATACTACTTTTATTGGTTATATTGCTTATTAAACTTCATTTTGATACATATTAAAGCACATCTGTTTCATTTTTATAAATCGAGCGCAAAAGTAGTAAACATATAGATAATATGAAAATAATATTCAGATAAAAAGAACACAAAGAAGCAATAAACAGCAAATAAGTATCATATTAACTTAATCATACGATTATTTATTATAAATTAGACAGCACATAAAACTATATATATTCAATTTAAAAGTCAATATAGCTACATTTTAAAACTAAACACCTACTATAATCTACCAGATCGAAATATTTATATCATTTTGTTTTAAAAACATAATGCCAGAATAACAACAAATATAGAATATCACTATCTTGCGCCATCTTTAACCCCCAAATTAAAACATTATGATAATTGGAATTCCTAAAGAGATCAAAAACAATGAAAATCGGGTAGGTATGACACCTGCCGGAGTGCGTGAAATGGCAAAGAAAGGCCACACGATGTATGTACAGCACACAGCAGGTGTAGGAAGTGGATTTACCGATGAAGAATATGTGGCAGCAGGAGCAACCATACTGCCTACTATTGAAGAGGTATATTCAACTTCCGAGATGATCGTTAAAGTAAAAGAGCCTATTGAACCTGAGTACAAACTCATCAAGAAAGGCCAATTGCTCTTCACTTATTTTCATTTTGCTTCGGACGAAGAGCTAACACATGCTATGATTGCTAGCGGGGCCATTTGCTTAGCTTACGAAACAGTGAAAAAGGCCGATGGATCGCTACCTTTACTTATTCCTATGAGTGAAGTAGCAGGACGTATGGCTGTACAAGAAGGTGCGCGTTTTCTGGAGAAGCCACAAGGTGGAAAAGGTATTCTCTTGGGAGGAGTACCGGGAGTAAGACCTGCCAAAGTATTAATTCTGGGTGCAGGTGTAGTAGGTACACATGCCGCCATGTTAGCTGCCGGAGCCGGAGCCGATGTGACAATCACCGACATTTCTCTGCCACGTTTGCGTTATCTAAGCGAAGTGCTTCCCAAGAACGTGAAAACGCTCTATTCTTCGGAACATAACATTAAGGCAGAATTGCCTTCAACAAACCTTGTTGTAGGATCTGTGCTCATTCCTGGCGACAAAGCACCACATCTTATTACGAAAGAGATGTTGAAGTTGATGCAGCCGGGTACGGTAATGGTGGATGTAGCTATCGATCAGGGGGGATGCTTTGAAACATCACATGCTACAAGCCATAGCGAACCTATTTATATAGTAGACGGAATCGTACACTATGCAGTAGCAAATATCCCGGGGGCTGTACCTTACACTTCAACACTTGCATTAACCAATGCTTCGCTTCCTTATGCCATGGCACTAGCGGGAAAAGGATGGAGAACAGCTTGTAAAGAAGATGCCGCACTTGCCGCCGGATTAAATGTTGTAGAAGGAAAAGTTACTTTCAAAGCTGTAGCAGACATATATGGATTAAAGTACGAACCAATCACATTATAATTCTGATCCAAAAATCCTTTGAAAAAAAACGTATAGGGGCTGTTCCAAAAGAACAACCCCTATTTTATTTAGAAACAAAACTTCATTATTTGACCCTTATCAGTAATTATAAAAAGAATAGAGACGCTTAGTAGATTATATGAAGAGGATAGGGCTTGGCAACAGCCTCTTTTACCACAAATAAGACTTAGCCACAGCTGCCTGATAAGTATCCACTAGTTCGTGCATAACCTCATCAACAGTATCAATCCGGCTAAACAGAGAGGCTATCTGACCAATTTCTAATTCACCTTCATTGAGATCTCCTTCAAAAATGCCCTTTTTAGCACGGCCTTTTCCTAAAATTTCTCGTAATTCGTCAGCGGATGCTCCACGATTCTCAGCTTCTTCTACTGCATCACGGAATGTATTCTTCGCTAAACGAGCCGGTGCCAACTTCTTGAGATGTAACTTTGTGTCACCTTCATTCAATTGTAGACAGTATTCTTTAAAGGCCTCGCTTGCAGAGCTTTCAGCAGTCAGCGCAAAGCGTGTTCCTATTTGTACACCTTCGGCTCCAAGCACTGAGACAGCAAAAATAGCTTCACCCGTAGCAATTCCACCGGCAGCAATCAAAGGTAGAGTGGTTGCTTTCCGAACGGAAGGAATCAAACAAAGGGTAGTTGTCTCTTCCCTACCATTGTGCCCGCCGGCTTCAAATCCTTCAGCTACAACGGCATCAACCCCGGCATCCTCACATTTGGCAGCAAACTTAGCAGATGAAACTACATGGGCAACAATAATGCCGCGTTCTTTCAGCCAAGCAGTCCATGTTTTAGGATTTCCGGCTGAGGTAAAGACTATTTTCACCCCTTCATCGGCAATAATATTCATTATTTCATCTATTTGGGGATACATTAATGGAATGTTCACTCCGAAAGGCTTATCCGTAGCAGCCTTGCATTTACGAATATGCTCACGCAATACTTCAGGATGCATAGAACCGGAACCAATCAAACCAAGTCCACCGGCATTACTCACTGCTGAAGCTAACTTCCAACCGCTGCACCACACCATTCCTGCTTGTATTATAGGATATTGGATACCAAAAAGAGAAGATATTCTGTTCATAACGTTATGTTTAAATGAAGTACAAAAGTAAACCACAGACACAGAACAACCAAATATTAACGAACCTTATTTTCCGGTACGCCATCACGAAAGAAGACAGTAGTGGAATCACCATACTGGCTCAACACTTCAAGCGTACGAGCACGGCGCTTTCGTCCCTTCACATCCCAAAATTCTTTCGTAAAAGGTTTCATAAAGTCATGTCCTGAAGCACCAGTACCCTCCCAAGCACCTACTGCCATGTTATTTGCCCGAGCAGCCAAAGGGTTATAGCGCAAACCGGTCGCTTCTATCTCTTCAAGCGACTTGCGATAACCACCATCAAACGGATGTTTTGCCCAATTGGAAGGAATCGTTAATGAGTATAACACCTCAAACGGGTTTGATTTATAAGTGTTTGCTTTCACATTAATCTTTTTCTGGTAAATAGGATCATAATTAAATTTTGTATTGGCACTATAAGGCATCAACGTCAACACCATTTTCTTTTTCTCTGGCAACACAGACGGAAGAGTTTCATTGGTCTTAAGTGCAGATTTGTCATCCACAAGCAGAGGCGTGCCTGTCACCTTCCCAATCTTTAGCTGTTTTAGGGCATTCGGATTGAGCTTTATTTCACCATCGCTCTCCAGCAAACGGCGTAAGTTGGTTGAATCTTTCTTCGTCCATTGGGCATGTGCCAACAGATAAAATGAGCTAAGAAGTAGAAAGAGAGCTATGCGCTTTGTCATTTACATCATCATTAATTTACCACCAGCGATATCCACTCCCACAAAGGGGATCATCAAAACATGGAGTTACAGACCACTCCGTTTTTGGATACCGGACATTCTCCCACCAATAGCGGTAACGCTTTGCCGCATCATGCACTTCTTGGTCGGAAAGGAAATAAATTCCTTCATAATTTTGCGCATCAGCTCGTACCATTTTACAGCCAAGAGAGGCATATTGTCCCAAACGAATGCTCTCCACAATCCATAACATGCACTCCCCCAAACGAACTTTCGTTCCGAAATAAACAGAAACCGGTGGTAATGGAAATGAAGGTATAACAGTAAGATCTTCTGCATAAGTTAACAATTCAGGAATATCTTCCCGCGTAAATCTGGGTACTTCAACATATCCTTCGGGACCTTTTGTTTTATATGTTCCATCCTTAAGTTGCTTCACAAAAAGCTTCACATCGGGATGGTTATAGTCTAGCGTTTCTTCATTGCAACTTGTGCATGCTATTGCCAACAGTATTGTCAGCATCACAAATAAAGTTTTTTTCATACTTTTGTGCTTTTGATAATACGTTGATTAATAGGTCATCCTCACTCCGCAGAGCAGATTCATATTCGTAGATTTACGGGAACGAGCAGTCTCCCAATCTAAATCAGGATTAAAATGATGAGTAATTGCCGGTTCGGCAAATAAGGCAAACTTATCGCTAATTTTATATCGTACACCCAAACCTGCAGTCAGAGACAATTGAATAGGTTCGCTGTTGAAATCATTCTGCGGAGCACCAGCCACACACTTATCAAGCAGTCCGCCTAAGGAAGCGTATACATCTAGTTTACGATTACCGGCTATCAGATAGTTGGCCTTAACAGGAATGCCAACATAGTGCATGTTTCCATTCTCAGGACTTTGTTCGCAAGAGTAAGCGAGTCCGGCTTCTACAGAAAAACGTTTTGTGATTTTCTTTTCTAATGTAATGCTTGCAGCAACAGGAGCACGCATGTCATCGGCAACAAGCAACGAAAGGCCGGCAGCCGCTTTCAAAGCCCAAGAAGAAACTTTATTAGCTTCTTTCTGTGAGCTTCCGCCAACAGAACGCTCAACGTCAGTAGAGTGAGAGTGAACTGCATTCTCTGTCGCTTCATTAGAATTAGAAGCCATCGAAGTTTGCTGCTGCTGAGACCTCTTTTTGTTACGAGAAGTGTAGGAAGAAGAGGAAGAAATAGAAAACGACATGGAAACAGTTATAGAAACAGTTGAGTCATTCTGTCCTTCTCCATTATTATTATCGGGTAGAGTTAAAACGCCAAACGAACGAGGAGTAGGTTTTGGTAAGACTGATGCAGTATGTATAGGAGGAAAGTCATCTTTCACCACATCAGCATTCAGTTGCCCCTGGGCCCCAGCGGAGATCTCAACCTTAGTAAAAGCATCCGCAATCTCTTCTTTGGGTGAGAAGAACCAAAAAGCAGCCGACGAAGCCATCAATACAAAAAGTACAGAAGCAGCTGCTGTGAAACGATAGATATATAACCGACGACGATGAACAGCCACCGGAATATCCTTTTCAAGTTCTTCCCAAAAACGATCTCTCACCGGCATTTTAGCATCTGCCAGTCGTGAGCGAAACAATTCTGTCAATTCATCATTTTCTTTCTTCATGATTCAAGTATTCTTTAATTCTTTTTGCCAGCAAACATTTGGCCCGGTGCAACTGTGAGGTAGATGAATGTTCCTTTATATGAAGCATATCAGCAATCTCTTTGTGCGACTTCTCTTCGAAAACGAACAAGTTGAAAACCGTGCGACAGCCATCGGGCAGCTCAGCTACAAAAGCCATCAACTGCTCTTCCGTAATCCGACTACTATTGTCCTTATCCGGAAGGTCAGGGATATCAGGGATATCTTCCTCGTGCACAATCATCTGACTAACGCGTTTTTGCTTCCGCAGATAATCGATTGCCTGAGTAATCATCACCTTGGTTATCCACGTACCCAGCGATGCTTCACCCCGGAAAGAAAATCCGGTAAATATCTTAATGAAAGCATCGTGTAGTACATCATGAGCTGCATCCATATCGCCCGTATAGCGGTAGCACACCGCCAGCATCTTGTTGGAATAGAGGGTATAAAGTTGCTTGCGGGCTAAGTTGTCTCCCGCCCTACAGCCTTTAATCAGTTCTATCTCATTTTCCAACTTAAGTGCTTTTTTACCAGTCGTATGTCTGCGTCGTTTGCAAGTTAGACGCAGTGACTGAATGAATGCTGCAAAGAAAAGTATTAAAGAATATTAAATCAACAAGCCTTGAAACTCATATCAAGACCTTTCACTGAATGAGTGAGTGCACCTACAGAAATGTAGTCAACTCCACACACGGCATAATCGCGCAATGTATCGAAGGTGATACCTCCCGAGGATTCTGTTTCATAGCGTCCGCCAATCACTTCCACAGCCTTTTTAGTATTCGCTGGAGTGAAATTATCGAGCATGATGCGATCTACTCCGCCAATGGCAAGCACCTGATTCAGTTCATCGAAGTTTCTGACCTCAATCTCTATTTTCAGATCTTTACCCTTCTGCTTACAGTAGTCCTTGGCCCGAGAGATGGCTTTGTCTATGCCTCCGGCAAAATCCACATGATTATCTTTGAGTAGAATCATATCAAAAAGGCCGATGCGATGATTCACACCTCCACCGATCTTAACTGCCGCTTTCTCGAGCATACGCATACCCGGAGTAGTCTTGCGGGTATCGAGCACACGAGTATTCGTACCTTCGAGCTGTTTCACATAACGGCGAGTCATGGTAGCAATGCCGCTCATACGTTGCATCACGTTGAGCATCAATCGTTCGGTTTGCAGCAGAGACTGCACTTTACCTTCCACCACCATGGCCACATCGCCCGGTTTCACTTCAGCACCATCATTGATAAATACTTCCACTTTCATTTCCGGATCGAAGCGATGAAAAATTTCTTTGGCTATTTCCATTCCGGCTAATACTCCGGCTTCTTTGATAAGGAGTTTCGATTTGCCCATAGCAGTCGGAGGAATACAAGACAGTGTGGTATGATCTCCATCACCTATATCTTCAGCGAAAGCAAGGTCAATCAATTTATCTATCAGCTCATTCATTGGTTTTATCTATTCTTATTTGATGAATTAAATATTTATTTTCAAGACGTTTTAGAAAACTATTCACTCGAAAGTTTCCATTGCCGGTCGTTAGGGTTCCAATTAAAAAACATGATTCGTCACGTTTTCCTTGGTGGTTCACGGTAAACCCGCTGACCTGATTTTCTGCAAAAAAAGCAGCTATCATACTTTCTGCTTGCTGTTTACCTAAATTTGAGGTTTTATTGAGAACGATCAAATCGACCTTGTCAGCCATATATTTGCCGAGTTCCTGAGCATTTCCTTTCTTAAACGCCACAGCTATTCCAGTCGGAATATCTTGGGCAGAAAGCGTAGAGATAAGAAAGAACATGCCACTAATCAATAGAAATACTGTTTTTTTCATCACATACAAGTATTAAATGACAAGCAAAGGTAAGTATTTATATATAAAAACAACAGAAAAAGACTATTTTTGTGGACTTAAAGCCTTGCAAAGAGCAATTAAAACATAAAAAATGAAAACAATATTACTTGTAGTAGGACGCACTGTAGAACAACATTACATCACTGCCATCAATGATTATATGGAACGCACCAAGCATTTCATCTCGTTTGAGATGGAGGTAATTCCGGAACTTAAAAACACGAAGAATCTGACGGCAGACCAACAAAAAGAGAAAGAAGGAGAATTGATTTGTAAGGCCTTCCAACCGGGTGATGTCATCGTACTGTTAGATGAATTCGGAAAAGAATTTCGCTCGGTAGACTTTGCCACCTGGATGGAGAGAAAACTAGCTAATGTGAATAAACGATTGATTTTTGTTATTGGAGGGCCCTATGGATTTTCACAAAAAGTCTATCAGGCCACCCATGAAAAGATGTCACTCTCCAAAATGACTTTCTCACACCAGATGATAAGGCTTATCTTTGTAGAGCAACTTTATCGCGCCATGACTATTTTGAACGGAGGGCCCTATCACCATGAATAAATCTTTTCCTACTTCATTCACCGAAAAGCTATTCTAGCGCATGTCGTGGTTCATCAGGCGATAACTTGCCATTTCTTCGTACTTTGTGCCGAGACGGCCATAATTGGTATAAGGATAAATAGAAATACCGCCACGTGGGGTAAACACGCCGATAACTTCGATATACTTAGGATTCATCAACTGGATCAGATCTTTCATGATGATATTCACACAGTCTTCGTGAAAGGCGCCGTGATTGCGGAAACTGAATAGGTATAGTTTTAAACTCTTACTCTCCACCATTTTCACATCGGGTAGGTAGCTGATGCGTATCTCTGCAAAATCAGGTTGTC contains these protein-coding regions:
- the rlmH gene encoding 23S rRNA (pseudouridine(1915)-N(3))-methyltransferase RlmH gives rise to the protein MKTILLVVGRTVEQHYITAINDYMERTKHFISFEMEVIPELKNTKNLTADQQKEKEGELICKAFQPGDVIVLLDEFGKEFRSVDFATWMERKLANVNKRLIFVIGGPYGFSQKVYQATHEKMSLSKMTFSHQMIRLIFVEQLYRAMTILNGGPYHHE
- a CDS encoding DUF4943 family protein, which translates into the protein MKKTLFVMLTILLAIACTSCNEETLDYNHPDVKLFVKQLKDGTYKTKGPEGYVEVPRFTREDIPELLTYAEDLTVIPSFPLPPVSVYFGTKVRLGECMLWIVESIRLGQYASLGCKMVRADAQNYEGIYFLSDQEVHDAAKRYRYWWENVRYPKTEWSVTPCFDDPLCGSGYRWW
- the queF gene encoding preQ(1) synthase, with the translated sequence MDELKDQLSLLGQKTEYKQDYAPEVLEAFDNKHPDNDYWVRFNCPEFTSLCPITGQPDFAEIRISYLPDVKMVESKSLKLYLFSFRNHGAFHEDCVNIIMKDLIQLMNPKYIEVIGVFTPRGGISIYPYTNYGRLGTKYEEMASYRLMNHDMR
- a CDS encoding outer membrane beta-barrel protein, giving the protein MKKENDELTELFRSRLADAKMPVRDRFWEELEKDIPVAVHRRRLYIYRFTAAASVLFVLMASSAAFWFFSPKEEIADAFTKVEISAGAQGQLNADVVKDDFPPIHTASVLPKPTPRSFGVLTLPDNNNGEGQNDSTVSITVSMSFSISSSSSYTSRNKKRSQQQQTSMASNSNEATENAVHSHSTDVERSVGGSSQKEANKVSSWALKAAAGLSLLVADDMRAPVAASITLEKKITKRFSVEAGLAYSCEQSPENGNMHYVGIPVKANYLIAGNRKLDVYASLGGLLDKCVAGAPQNDFNSEPIQLSLTAGLGVRYKISDKFALFAEPAITHHFNPDLDWETARSRKSTNMNLLCGVRMTY
- a CDS encoding sigma-70 family RNA polymerase sigma factor, with translation MENEIELIKGCRAGDNLARKQLYTLYSNKMLAVCYRYTGDMDAAHDVLHDAFIKIFTGFSFRGEASLGTWITKVMITQAIDYLRKQKRVSQMIVHEEDIPDIPDLPDKDNSSRITEEQLMAFVAELPDGCRTVFNLFVFEEKSHKEIADMLHIKEHSSTSQLHRAKCLLAKRIKEYLNHEERK
- a CDS encoding DUF4783 domain-containing protein, which codes for MKKTVFLLISGMFFLISTLSAQDIPTGIAVAFKKGNAQELGKYMADKVDLIVLNKTSNLGKQQAESMIAAFFAENQVSGFTVNHQGKRDESCFLIGTLTTGNGNFRVNSFLKRLENKYLIHQIRIDKTNE
- the nadC gene encoding carboxylating nicotinate-nucleotide diphosphorylase codes for the protein MNELIDKLIDLAFAEDIGDGDHTTLSCIPPTAMGKSKLLIKEAGVLAGMEIAKEIFHRFDPEMKVEVFINDGAEVKPGDVAMVVEGKVQSLLQTERLMLNVMQRMSGIATMTRRYVKQLEGTNTRVLDTRKTTPGMRMLEKAAVKIGGGVNHRIGLFDMILLKDNHVDFAGGIDKAISRAKDYCKQKGKDLKIEIEVRNFDELNQVLAIGGVDRIMLDNFTPANTKKAVEVIGGRYETESSGGITFDTLRDYAVCGVDYISVGALTHSVKGLDMSFKAC